TTGCGACATGGGCAGATTGGGCGGAGCCTTGGCATCGCGCCTGATCAAGCGCAGGTCGAGAACATACTCGAAAGATTGGGCATGAATATCAATCGTGTTGATCAGTCGAGTTGGCGTGTCACGCCGCCGAGCTATCGCTTTGACATCGCCATTGAAGCTGACTTAGTTGAAGAAATCGCTCGTCTTTACGGATACAACAATATTCCGGAACAGCCGCCTTTGGCGGCGCTGCACATTGTGGCAGAGCCGGAAGCAAATGTGTCGAGAGAAACATTCAAGCAAATTTTGATTTCGAGAGGGTTAACCGAAGTCATTACGTACGCTTTCGTTGATAGAGAGCGTGAGCGCTGCATCTCGCCGAATCAAGAGCCGAAGGCGCTACTGAATCCTATTTCATCAGATCTTGCCGTGATGCGAACGTCTCTTTGGCAGGGATTATTGAACACCGTTTCTCACAATTTACGCCATCGCATCGATCGGATACGCATTTTTGAGACGGGATTGGTATTTCTTAACGAAGGGGATGATTGGCGGCAAGTGCCGAAACTTGCTTTTGCGCTCGTTGGGACACGGTTACCTGAGCCGCTTTATGCAAAAGAAAAGGTGGATTTTTTTGATGGAAAGGGGTTGGTGGAAACACTATTCTCGGCCATCGGTAAGCAGCCTAGATTTTCCGCCGATGTGCATCCGGCACTGCATCCGGGACGGACGGCGCGGATAACCGTGGATGGCCAACCTGTGGGATGGCTGGGCGAAGCGCATCCCAACATATTGCGCGAATTTGGTATCAAAACATCTGTCATCCTTGCCGAGTTGGATGAAGCTGCATTGCGCCAAAGGACAATTCCGGAGGCGCCAGAACTTGGCAAGTTTCCAAACAGCCAACGCGATCTGGCGATTGTGGTTGATGAGTCTGTGTCAGCCCAAGCAATTCTTGATTCAGTGCGAGCGTCTGGCGCGGAATACCTGCTTGATGTTCAAATCTTTGACATATATCGCGGTAAAGGCATTGATTTTGGTAGAAAAAGTGTCGCGTTGGGGTTGACGTTTGGAGTTCCATCGCGCACTCTTAATGATACCGAGGTGAACGAGCAGATATCACACGTGCTCGCGAAACTAGAAAACGACTTCAATGCAAAGCTGAGGGCGTAGCAATGGCGCTGACGAAAGCCGATATGGCAGACCGTTTGTACGAAGAGCTTGGCCTGAACAAACGTGAAGCCAAGGAGTTGGTGGAACAGTTTTTCGAAGAAATTCGTTGCGCTTTGGAGCGCGGCGAGCAAGTTAAATTATCCGGCTTCGGCAATTTTGACTTGCGGGAAAAAAACGAACGTCCTGGACGGAACCCTAAGACAGGAGAAGAAATCCCGATCAGTGCTCGCCGCGTCGTGACGTTTCGGCCGGGACAGAAGCTCAAGGCCAGGGTAGAAGCCTATGCTGGAGACAAGTAACAACAACGAATTACCGGAGATCCCCGCAAAGCGTTACTTCACCATTGGTGAAGTGAGCGCATTGTGTGATGTGAAACCGCACGTGCTCCGATACTGGGAGCAGGAATTTCCCCAATTGAAACCCGTCAAGCGCCGAGGAAATCGTCGTTACTATCAGCGAGAGGACGTTTTGGTGATCCGACAGATTCGTCATTTGTTGTACGAAGAGGGGTACACCATTGGTGGTGCTCGACAAAAAATCGAAAGTGGTGATATCAA
The Gammaproteobacteria bacterium genome window above contains:
- the ihfA gene encoding integration host factor subunit alpha, with amino-acid sequence MALTKADMADRLYEELGLNKREAKELVEQFFEEIRCALERGEQVKLSGFGNFDLREKNERPGRNPKTGEEIPISARRVVTFRPGQKLKARVEAYAGDK
- a CDS encoding MerR family transcriptional regulator, encoding MLETSNNNELPEIPAKRYFTIGEVSALCDVKPHVLRYWEQEFPQLKPVKRRGNRRYYQREDVLVIRQIRHLLYEEGYTIGGARQKIESGDINAPDKETINALINDLEQIVELLKRVE